From the genome of Gloeocapsa sp. DLM2.Bin57, one region includes:
- a CDS encoding peptidylprolyl isomerase: MDYLLKINDRQINNDELLPILGQHFMLPQLAREIVIADAIKGIECTPEEKEMAKQRFLAENQLKNEEDVKNWLNKAGVQPEQLEDLILRKLKVERFKEQTWSDQLENYFTKRKKHLDQVVYSLIRTKNTGIAQELYFRILEGESDFKELAKKYSQGIEAETQGLIGPVDLSVPHPQIAEALANSEPGKLFEPMRIGEWIVIMRLENLIRAKLDRQNTRRLLDELFQQWLQEQMDTKVFFFNKN; the protein is encoded by the coding sequence ATGGATTATCTGCTAAAAATTAACGATCGCCAAATTAATAACGACGAGTTACTACCTATATTAGGTCAACATTTTATGTTACCACAATTAGCCAGAGAAATAGTCATCGCTGACGCTATTAAAGGGATAGAATGTACTCCCGAAGAAAAAGAAATGGCTAAACAACGATTTTTAGCAGAAAATCAACTAAAAAACGAAGAAGACGTCAAAAACTGGCTCAATAAAGCAGGAGTACAACCAGAACAACTAGAAGACCTGATTTTACGTAAACTAAAAGTAGAAAGATTTAAAGAACAAACCTGGTCAGATCAATTAGAAAACTATTTTACTAAACGCAAAAAACACCTAGACCAAGTAGTTTATTCTTTAATTAGAACCAAAAATACTGGAATAGCCCAAGAATTATATTTTCGTATCTTAGAAGGAGAATCAGACTTTAAAGAATTAGCTAAAAAATATTCTCAAGGAATAGAAGCAGAAACTCAAGGTCTAATTGGACCTGTAGATTTAAGCGTTCCCCATCCCCAAATCGCCGAAGCTTTAGCTAATAGTGAACCAGGAAAACTATTTGAACCAATGAGAATAGGAGAATGGATTGTGATTATGCGTCTAGAAAACCTAATTAGAGCCAAACTAGACAGGCAAAACACAAGAAGATTACTAGACGAGCTATTCCAACAATGGTTACAAGAACAAATGGACACAAAAGTATTCTTTTTTAACAAAAATTAA